In Mugil cephalus isolate CIBA_MC_2020 chromosome 11, CIBA_Mcephalus_1.1, whole genome shotgun sequence, the genomic window TCACTCCTCTTGTAAATGGAAGTGCGCTTCCATGTCCTAAGATCCCAACAGTGAGGATTACAAATCCGCCCCAAGCTAAGGATAATGGCCCATGTTCACGGTAAGACAGTATGTCACTGAGTCACTGAAACTTCTCTATGCTTTTGCGAAggcattatatttttaataatctttttaaataatgctcGTACTTTTACAGGAACTCAGTCACcactcctcctactcctcctacAACAGATGACAGGTATTCCAGTTTACtcagacattttacattttacagataACATGTCCTACTTGCAAGCTGTAAAAATGTCTTGGAGGCTTAGAAAACTTCATTGATCCTCTAGGACAGAAGGAGGACAGAAGGTTATAGAACATGAGAatcttacatttaaatttaattttagtaTTCCTATCAAATAATGATGTGACTTTTACATGAACTCAGGAGAAGATGATGATAGTATTCCAATTTACTCAGatattctgcatttgtgttACTCGTCTTATTTCCACTGTGTCATTTAACTTAATTCatgattttctttctgctttagCATTTTTGGCTTCTCTCCTGGCATGGTGGCTTCTCCATTACTCACCTTCCTGCTTACACTGATGCTTTTGACTCCTTGATGTCCTGATATCGATGCCCTCCACCGACATCTCACCTCTTTACAAGGACAGCACCAGCATATATGCTGAATTGCTTAAAggtttcagatttttaaaagaaattaaaagagaagGACACAATGGGCAATGGATACTGATCAGGGACACACAGGTTTACCGAACACTGTATGCCTATTCAATGTTTCACTTTCTGTGGGGGTGTATTTCATTGCTTCTATTTTTTGTATCTACATATGTACGCTTGTAAACAAAGTGTGCTTTTAATATCATGggtttggaaataaaaaaaattacactttaaACACGACTCACAGTAATATGTGCAGAATTTACCAAACAGAGTGGTGAACGTTCAGAGTTCAGAGACATAAAATCAAATGATCTGAATGTGGATTCTATGCTTTGAGAAAAAGAACATTACAGAACTTAGTGAAGTGTCATTTAAAACTAGCAGCAGGAACCGGGAATATTAAATCTCTTCTCCCTGGAAATGAGATGACACTTCagacaaatgttttgttgttgtttcatgaCTGCTGAGAAAATGTTCTTCTATTGGAGTTTTACATGGACAAGGAACTGCCAGTGTTATATGCAAGAATTCCATTTGCATGTGATGGAAATGATGTGCCAATTCCTCTCAACAACCAGACGTCCTGAGCATGTCATgggtctgtgtctgtctttaattttgtgatcatgtcttgtgtttgtgttttattttgtcaagtttcttagtttcctgtctgtcgtacctccttgtggttttgtcatgtctgtgtcatgttgtgtttcctgttttattttgttaagttctggatttcctgtctgtgtttcctcgtcTGTCTCTTGAttattaattggtttctcctggtgtcttTGTCCTGATCCATTTCACccgtgtcttgtcatccctgagccctcttcTGAATTTATAGCCATGCCTTCcttttgttccttgtcttgTCGTTGATGTTACCTGATGTTGCCTTCTTTGTGTTACTTCCCAGATGTTGTCTCCATGTCCACGATCCTTGACTCCAAGCCTTGTCCATgattctttctttgattttagtctttggattttcatttttttgggaTTTTCCTGCCGTACACTGCACCTTTTGTTCAtgattaaataccttttgtttgaactCTGGCCTCTTCTTTAGTCCCGCATTTGGGTCCTCATCTCTACATCTCCTAACAGAGCATTCATTTTTAGGTAATTATTTTTCCCAAGGCTTAAAGCAGCTCTTCAGATCTTaatctgggtggagtttgcatattctccatgtgtctgtgtctgtcaaAACAAGGAAGGCAATATCATTGTGAATATTCATGGCACTGGGTCTCTCAAACCAAACCTGTTTTACAAGCATCATTATGCCCCCTCACAGCCAAAGCTTGTCATACGGGGTTGAGGAAACAAAAATCAAGGTGGGACAAGGCAACATAACATCTTATTCTCTTCTCTCCAAAGCTTCTAATGTTTAGCTGAAGAGCAAAACAATCAGGGTGTCAGCAGATTAAGAAAGGTGAGATTTTctacacacaaatgaaacaaatgaaagatttaattaaagtatttgcatttattttactttcatggTTCTTCATATAATCTGATTTAATTCAAGACACACTATGGACCTTTTGTGAATTtgacatgtgtttcttttaattacgGTTAGttatagttttctttctttcttcttcattttgtaTCCTTTATCTTAGATTTACCTGATATCCTGGAGATGAGTCTCTtgtagttataaaaaaaaaaaaaaaagtgtaaaacatgTATGCAAGTATTACGTGGACGTTTTCTGTTACCATATATTACCAAGTCTCCTAtatagcttcttcagttctgataaactagtagGAaattgaatggggggaactgtgtccATTCAaagacaggtaagtaccagccagtATGGTAATTAGtcaccccagtttctggtcaagcaagtttcaggTGGGTGTCACCCACAGAGCtcattcctatttaaacctcaatttcccactagtttatcagaactgaagaagctactcggatgagtggcaaaatatcttcaagaaattctacaagacCAGCTGaccttttttggattaccatgacctggatgactgacaaccttcacagaAACATGCACAAGCAAGAATAGCGCCAATTATGATGTGCAATTATTTgtgttaacatttcttttttttttttttgcaacatagTTCATGAACAATGGATGGAGATGAATGCAGTGGCATCTTTGTGTTAGGTGCCACCAGAGGGTGCTGCTGTGCAGGGAAAGATTATACGTCGTCTAAGTTTTCCTGtgtaagttaataataaattcaactttgCCCTCAATTAATTGTccgcagttttcatttgatgccAGATGCTGCGTCTCTGTTTCCTCGCGGTGGGACAGTTGGGATGGCCCTGGCCTGCAATCTTGTCAACAGAGGAGGTAAAGCATGCAGGTCGGAGGTTGGAAAAGGTCAGAAGCAGACACTGGTCTCCTCTCTGTCACAGTACAAACAAGAATAATCCAACCTGATTGTTCTCCCCTAACTGCCTTTGTAACCTCCTAATCACCCTCCCCCACTGCTCACCTGTGGCTGCCTGACTGCAGATCACCTGATCAGGCAGACAGCCTGGATCAAAACTTAAAGGGAACTAACTAACCTGTTTGAACCTCTGGATGTCCTCTCACATGGTGTAACAACTCCTGTACATAATTATTCTTCAAACCCAGTGTTGTCTTACTCTAAAGCAGTCTGGAGAGAAATTCATAAGATATATAGTATTTCACATTTAAGACAACCTTACACCTCTCTGTGGCACAACCCAGCCATACGCATTGGCAAGAAATCTGTCTTGGCTTGTAAaagggaaacacaaactgagtgATCTGTGTGTGGATGGAGTGTTCAAATATGATCTGACCTTCCAAAGGCTGTGAATTCAGTAATCCTTGTAACATGTGATGTTAAGGTTAGGTGTATGACTTCAGTAAAAACTGCAGGGACTCCTGTGTGACCTCTGGTCTGTGACACACTACAACTTCAAAAGGTTTCGATAAAACATCtcatttcaagtaaaaactTGCAGGACTTTGTACAGCAATTTGATTCTAATACTCCTGTCAAATAATGCTGTCAAGTTTACAGGTCCTCAACCACCACAACTTCACCTCCTCAAACAACAGATGACAATGGGCTGATTCTCAAAACATCCCCTTTGTTAAGGACTCCTCTGATCACATTCAGATGGATAGCAATGGTATAAATAAGGTTTTTACAGAATTTTATGAAAGACTGTACATGAGTGAACAGCCAGCCAAGGCCCCAAGACTGATGGAGAACTTTTTCTCTAACTTAACTCTTCCTAAGCCTAATGGTGGACAAAAATCAGAACTGAATAACCCTATAACATTAGAAGTGAAAATCTTAACATCAGGAAAAGCCCTCGGCCCTGATGGCTTTAGTCCAgaattttttaaacaatttaggTCACTGATGGTGAAGTGTTATTGAACAACTGTGAACaatgtgttatttattgaatatggTTAATCATTCTCTTTAAACAGGAGCTCTTCCAAAAACTGTTACAGAGGCCAACTTTGGCTTGATTCTGAAGAAGGATAAACCATAGGATGAGTGTTCATCTTACCGGCCTTTTACCTTGTTGAACACAGACTTTAAGCTCTTACCTAAAACTTTAGCTTTAAGGCTGTAAAAAATCCTTCCACACATCATTAATAATGATCAAACGGGGTTCATTACTGGAAGGAACTCATGTATTAACGTTAGAATGTACAAAACAAACTTCCAACCTTTGTTTAAACGCATCCATGATGACTTAGACAGATGGGCCTCTTTACCACTCTCAATGCTGGGAAGAATCTCCCTGACTCTGTCTGGCTAGATATTGAAGCATTCAATCTGGGTAAGCCACTAGCACTGGCTAGTCTCCCTTTCATTCTGAATTGGAAAGATTCAGAGGTTGCAGATggtaatctcatctcatcttccgtaacgcttaatcctgcactagggtcgcgggggttgctagagcctatcccagaggcggggtacaccctggacaagtcaccagcctatcgcagggctaacactgagacatacaaccattcacactcacactcacacctagggtcaatttagagtcaccaattagcctaacgagcatgtctttggaggtgggaggaagctgaagaTGGAGCAGATGGTAATTTGAtcattaaatttactttaaaggCTTGGGATATGAttagaaaatgggaaaaaagaaCTAATGTGTTTTCACCAGTCACCCGAAATACTAAGAAATACAGACTTTCCTCCAGGGATGATAGCTAACGGGTTTTCTCTGTGGGAAAAGGCAGGTATTaatattcaattcagttcaattcaattttatttataaagcacatttcatgcacaaggccGACTCAATTtgctttacaagaggtatacataattacaatacaaacagttacataaaacttaaaataagtTTGAAAGACTTATTTTAAGATGATAGAATGGTGTAATTTGATCAGTTAAGGTTGAAATATAATCTACCTCGAACACACTTTTTTAGGTTCCTGCAAGTTTTATTCACAATCAGACTGGCCGTACATTTAACTTGGAAATATCACCAACTGAACAATTACTTAACAAAATATGTAGTAATAGGATTATTGTGAGGCACTGCTACGAGACCCTTTATAAATCCAGTAAAGTTAATAATGCAGTCCTACAAATGTGGGCTCAAGCTCATATCACCTCAACTTTTACATAAAATGGACCTGAAAAAGTCAGATATGTGCGTTAAGTGTGGTAAATTTGCCAAATTCCTTTTAGAGttcagtcattttgttgttgttatctaGATATGCTAGTAGGGGAAGCAGCAGTACCCAGTGACTACTGAGGAGGGACACATGCCGTAGCTTGACTGTATTTTGGGGGAATTTGACACTGAACTATATAGTACGTTGAGAAAGTTCTCATAAATTGGTTGACTTTTGGTGATGGGAACACTTTGTTTGGATAATTAGctgaaagtgtatttttttcttggtcCGACCTCTGAGATGTTCTCAAATAACCTCTGTAACAAGACAACAAGCTGGAACACCAACCCTGAACTTGAAGCACACAATGCACATACTCTGAGaatgacaaaagcaaagaaggaTTACTACTTGTGACAATAGGAAGgttgaaaataaacacatgtggCTTTTCCGCTTTTCATGGCTGTTGACAAAACAAGTTTGTTCAACCAGACTTACCTGTTTTGCACAGACAAGCTCTTCCCGGCAACTATGTGCCAGGATGTGATTAGATTCCTctcaacaataaaacatttctctggacagtacagctgtgttttttttaacacagtcaGAATTCACTTTATGATTTTGACAAACAAAtcatggtaaatggtcttgctcttatatagcacttttctacctactcaaagcgcttttacagtcagagaaaCATCCACCCACTCATTCACaaaccagtgccagttgcactgggagcaactgggagTTCGATGTCTTGCTCAAGGTTACTTCGATACATGGTACACTCAGGGGAtcaaaccactaacccttcggttctatggacaacccgctctaccttctgagccatagccgcctcACTTAAGTAGCACACAAAGTGCTACTTTGTTTAAGTGAAATAAATCAGCACTACAGCTGTAATATTGAACACTGTTGTGCTGTACAGGGATACATTTCAAAGGGCCTTGAGTGATTAGGAGCTAAAACTAAGTAGGCATGAACTTATTGTTCTCTGGACGTCATGGAATCATTGTCGATCTACTATGTACTGACACTGACTCGgataacaatgaaacaaaaggaGTTTTGTCTTGCAATCAAAGCggattaaaaatgataaatcatCTGAAGCTGACAACATCATTTCCGCATGATTCTCTTAAACCTGTTCTAAGCGCATTATTAAAGTCGCCTCACACTGACGAAGCTTCTAATGTGCAACTAAGGAGCAAAACAACCAGGGTGGCAGAAGATTAAGACAGGTGAGATTTTctacacacaaatgaaacaactgaaagaCTTAATTGAAAAATGAAGTATTTGCATTCATGTTTGATTTTACTTTCCTGGTTCTTCATATAATCTGATTTAATTCAAGACACACTATGAGGATGAAAGTCTTCATTTTCCTGGTGGTGAATGTGGCAGTTTCATCAGCAATCCCCACAAAGCCAGTAAGAGTTCATCTGTTGCTGAATCATTGTGCTATCTTATTTAAAGTAATGAAAACGCagctttatttttgatatttaacaAATGAATATTCTTTAAGTTCTGTTAGACATATTTCCAATAATACTGAACCATGAGtacaaatgcaaacatttgaaaGGTTCTTGTAACCAGAAACAACGAGATAGAACTGAGTTGACTCTTATTTAACATAACATGCTGATGAATGAAACTCTCTCTCCACAGAATGGACCAATGATAGTGGGTAAGTGTATTATTTCTTggtcttcttttatttcatgacatcaGTTCAGCTAAATATTTTTTACTCAGTCAGTGCTACTGTATAAGAAATAATCTGTTTTGATTTTGTAGACATTGGAGAAGACAAAGACATTCCAGAAATAAACAAGGGTAAAGTTAAAtatctttatttcattaaatggACCTTGTgtgaatttaacatttttaattacaattaattttctttgttaaaaaaaaatgttttgtatgCTTTGTCTTAGATTTATCTGATGATATCTTGGAGGTGAGTCTGTTGTAGTTAtaaaacaaagtgtaaaaaatGTGTGCAAGTATTACGTGGATGTTTTGTGTCAGCATATATTACCAAGTCTCATACATCTTAGgttccaaacacacaaaggagtGTTGTCATTGGTGATAACAAACTGTGGACGTCTCCAGTTCCATATGTCTTGGAAAAGGACCTTGgtattgtgtttcatttaattcttttttttttatttgttaaatgaatattgaatatttctGTATCAGAGAACCAACTTTGTAACCTCTTCAAGTGGTTACTACAAATTTTACATGACTATAAATCAAGAATGCAACAATAAACTGACTGTTGATATGGAGAAGCTACAtaatggaaagagaaaacagcaaTAAAGCTTCATGACTGACATCGTATTTCACAATCCACCTTTAACACCCATCTAGAAGAGAGCAGCTCCTCAGAATAATATGCACAAGCAAGATTAGCACCAATTATGATGCGCAATTATTTGtcttaaaattattattattttttttttcatttttacaacaCAATTCATGAACAATGGAAGAGATAAATGCTAAAGGAATCATCCTGAGAGCATTTGACCAGTTCAGGCTGAAATCATGTATTGACTTCAAACCAAGGGACTCGGAGGAATATTACATTTCTGTCCAAAAGCTGAGTGGGtatgtattgtgttttatatctgTACACAAGCTGTGATAATTGAGGCCTTAGGTCATCACATAATAGTACtaatgtgtgtttctctgctttAGATGCTTTTCATATATTGGGCGAGTTTTTGCCAGTGGACAGAACCTCTCCATCGGGAGAGATTGTGATAGCTTAGCCACTGTTGAACATGAGTTTCTCCATGCCCTCGGCTTCTACCATGAACAATCCAGATACGACAGAGATGATTATGTGACGATTGCACTTGAAAACATCATAAAAGGTTTGattaatatttcatcatcatttcattgttCATTAAATTGAGATACCTATCTGAAAAATTAAGTAAGTATTTAAAACAGGCTTCAtgaattaactaattaatttattaatgattaataatcaTTCAGTGGTTCATTATTCTTTACCATATGTGCTGATCTCAAGACTTTTCATTGgctgttttttctgtgtcctCCAGGTCGTGAGCATAATTTTCGCATAGTTAGCAGCGAAGACAGCACCACCCAGGGAGTCCCATATGACTACCTCTCAGTGATGCACTATGGCAAAAAATTTTTCTCCAATGGCAATGGATTAACAGTTATCACCAAAGATCCAAAGTTCCAGGATGTGATTGGTCAAAGGCTGGAAATGAGTCCCCGTGATGTTATGGAGCTGAACCTACTCTACAAATGCAGTAAGTCTTTGAACATTACGATGACCAACACCCAGTTTAAAGAATGGTTTAGTCACAGTGCACACAATGCACCATTatcaaaagaaaagtaaatgtttttccaacagttgaagcacattttttttgatattttgtcaGCTCACGAAGCAGTTGACAAACTTAATCAGGGTCTCAACAAATTATCAGGATCTAAATATAACAGCCTTCTAGTTCTTTGTTGATCCAACCCACGTGCCCACAAGTCTTTCCTCCACATGAAATGTTTCTGCAGGAGTTCATCAGCCAACAACTTGTAACACTTCAAGGTCTGTGGTGGTGGATTGACTTAGCTTAGCAGGAACACTCACAGCCACACTGAACTGGGGTTTCCACAGTGCTCGttgtttattgaatgccgtGACAAAGTAAAGGGTAAACAAGAGCTCCAACACATGCATCTCTTTATGGCAAGTGCCACtagactaaaataataaaacatggcgCCGTCTGCTGGCGTATCTAGGTAACACGTGTGGTGAAGGTGCACTTCATAATAACAACTATTAAAAACTGAGAAGCTTTAAATTTTAGACTTCATGTCCTAAGTAATGAAAGTCCGTCCTATGTTCTTTAATCTTTACAGATTCATCCATTGCCTTTAAGATGTACTGTGGCTTTTCTGAAGAGACTATCTGTGACATGAGCCGCTGTTCACGCACTGGTACTGGCTGGGAAAGAGTACAAcatgttagtgggggtcctacCGCTGACCACACCAGTCTACCCAATGGAAATAATGATCAAGGTATATGTTGATTCTGTATATATTCCCCATGTTTGGCATTATCTTCCAATTGTGAtctaataaagacaaaacagcaTAAAAACTTAAATGGACTTAAATAGTTACAATAAACTATTATACTATAATAACTCTAATTAATAAATGTACATTCCACAATGAAAAAATTTAAACTCTTATATGAAGTGAGTCAAATTGCATGCTacaatgtctgtgtttgttgtattattttcttaaattatacATAACTTGGATCAAGATATTAGATTTGAAGGCCCATCATGATATCTGTTTGGACAACTTGATTCTAGGTCAAGGTTCAGGTCACTTCATGCATGCTAGCACAGCATCAGGTCAGGAGGGAGACTCAGCCTGGCTGGAGACCCAGAGGATGAGTCTCAACAGGGAGTGTCCCAGCCAGTGCCTCCAGTTCTACTATTACCACAGTGGGAACCAGTCAGACCAACTCAACATCTGGATGAGAGAGTTTCAAGATGAACAGGACTCCACAGGAACCCTCCGCCTCATGGCACAGATCACTGGTAACATCACACTGTACCATCTGCTCTAAATTGTGTTAAATACTGACAAACTGCTTTTGTCACAATATGCATTTAAGATATAGTCCATCTATTACACTGAAGTAGCTCAACATACTGATTCCAAAGATTCTCCTTCCAGGGACACCAACATCTCACTGGCAGCTCCAGCATGTTCCTCTGAATGCCACCAAGAACTTCCAGGTGGAGTTTGAGGTTCGTAAAGGACCAGGGAACTCTACGGGTGGCTTCTCAATTGATGACATCAATCTGTCTGAGACAGAGTGTCCACATCTAACCATGCAGATGGATGAGTTTGAGAAGGTTTTGAACACCACTGAGTTTTCAGCCATTAAATACAGCCGACGGCAGTACTCCAGAGAGGGCTATGCTTACAGGATAGCAACAACATTCGATGGACAATTCTTTACAATGTATGTGCAACTCGTGTCTGGTGACTATGATGACCAGCTGGAGTGGCCTTGCCCATATAGACAGGTGACTGTTAAAATGCTGGATCAGAACCCCAACATACAGCTGCAGATGTCAAAGGAAAGGAGTCTCACCACTGACCCAAACTGGAATGATGGAAATGGTAGCATTACAAGatttaaaaatccataaaatcAAGAACTCTTGTTAAGTACCTTCATGTTAAACAGTCTATACTTTCTGTTAACAGGTACCTACTACTGGGACAATCCCCGTAAGATTGGAACTGAAGTTACAGATGAATATAATGACACATTCTTTGCTGGATTTCGGATTGGCTGGAACAATCTGGCATCTTTGGAAGAAATTCAATCCAGAGAGTTCCTCAAGGGAGGGAGtgccatttttgtttccagtttccaAGGCAGGACAATTGCTTTAATTGTTAAATTCACATCTGTTTTCACCATAGTGGAAACTATGTTGAA contains:
- the LOC125015817 gene encoding meprin A subunit beta-like gives rise to the protein MRMKVFIFLVVNVAVSSAIPTKPNGPMIVDIGEDKDIPEINKDLSDDILEVPNTQRSVVIGDNKLWTSPVPYVLEKDLEINAKGIILRAFDQFRLKSCIDFKPRDSEEYYISVQKLSGCFSYIGRVFASGQNLSIGRDCDSLATVEHEFLHALGFYHEQSRYDRDDYVTIALENIIKGREHNFRIVSSEDSTTQGVPYDYLSVMHYGKKFFSNGNGLTVITKDPKFQDVIGQRLEMSPRDVMELNLLYKCNSSIAFKMYCGFSEETICDMSRCSRTGTGWERVQHVSGGPTADHTSLPNGNNDQGQGSGHFMHASTASGQEGDSAWLETQRMSLNRECPSQCLQFYYYHSGNQSDQLNIWMREFQDEQDSTGTLRLMAQITGTPTSHWQLQHVPLNATKNFQVEFEVRKGPGNSTGGFSIDDINLSETECPHLTMQMDEFEKVLNTTEFSAIKYSRRQYSREGYAYRIATTFDGQFFTMYVQLVSGDYDDQLEWPCPYRQVTVKMLDQNPNIQLQMSKERSLTTDPNWNDGNGTYYWDNPRKIGTEVTDEYNDTFFAGFRIGWNNLASLEEIQSREFLKGGSAIFVSSFQDLTPLINGSALPCPQIPTVRITNPPQAQDNGPCSRSAGFSPGMVASPLLTFLLTLMFLTP